DNA sequence from the Malus domestica chromosome 11, GDT2T_hap1 genome:
ATTTTGTTTAACGGCGGAGCCACCGATTCATTGGTTAAATCCTACAGCGGCAATGCTGAAACCTTCAATGCTGACTTTGCCAAGGCAATGATCAAGATGGGAGATAACAAGCCACTTACTGGATCTAAGGGCGAGATTAGATTGAACTGCAGGAAGCctaattaatttagaaaaggaCCTTTCTCTCTGATAAGAATAAACCAAAAATCCCAGAAGCTGGGAGAAATATAATTTTGGGTTATATATAGTTTGTTTTGCTAATGAAGGTTTTGTTTGTTAAGTGAGGGTTTATTAggtattttgttattatttcaACAAGTAAAGTATGTTTTAGTTTCAAAGAATTGAAATTATAGGCGTTGAAATACCAATTATTAATTGTTGATGGATTGTTTACTTTCAATTGAACAAAGTGAATGGTGATGATCaatcaatttccaatttccaatttcctgGTGTTTTTTTATGATGAAATCGTCAATCTAATATCTTAAAGTCACAAGCATTTGTTGCTACAAACATTACAATATAGTGGTATCTCTACACTCTCAACAGTAAATTTCGGATTCACCTTTTGTAAATACCGAATTTACTAGCTCATTGACTTTGCTCAaatccaaataaaattacaccAATTTGGCCCAACTTTACAGGGCCTCATTTCATTATTGCTTGGCATGCCAAAGCCCACTAGATATGTGGTGACCTGGTTTGGCAACTGCAACTCTGTATGTTGTACCAAACGTTATAATTTTTTAAGTATACGAGATACCGCCACTTCGTATTATCCCttcacttatattataacatatatgtttgatttttattaataaaagggaacacataattttatttttcaaaaaacatAAGTAGAATAAACATTGTAGAATTTGAGTTTATTTTAGAAGCTGCTCTTTAAGGCTTCAAGCTCCAACAAAAGTTTCCTTAATGTCATTTTATTTACATACTCGATCACTGGAGATGTTTCTTCCCATGTTCCTCGTAATGGGAAACAATGTAGCTCATTGCCTtatgtttgtatcatacttaggacatccgtatttagatctcgtataaatactcaggggactcaaatgtaattatgtaataaaggaaggggcaaatatgtaataagtgaggagcccttattctataaaaggactcctcaccctcacaatagggggaggccatttcttaagccttctcatccctctcacatcccctctcatattcagaggtttTCTCCCTCACCTTTCACATAAAtacaacatcagtgtggacgtagcccaaaccttggggtaaaccacgatacatcttgtgttatttacatttcttgcagattcatagtcggatttacgttgttccaagacctccggttttgtgcatcaacatttggcgccgtctgtgggaatcgatacaaaAAGTTGTGTcgattctttttcattttttcacctccatcgTGAATATGCAGAAACCCCCACCAAAACACAGCATAGCTCAGCAGGCTGCTACAAAATGAGATTGCCCAAAATGATCTCCTCCGTCACCTCCTCCTCGTCCTGCCAGACGACGACGTGTCGCACTCCTCTCCAACCAATCGTTAATACCATCACCATCACCCAGAGGAATTTCATCTCCCTTACCAAATCATCATCATTTCCCCTCAAACATTCAATCTCCATGAACAAGCAatatctttctaccatttctaaCTCCATATTAGACAACGGAACATCCCTTGATCCTCCAAATCCAGACAAAGATCGCTCAGAATTCTGACGTGAGCAACCTTTTTGCCTCGTCGCCTTCGTCTTCTCTGGAAACTACATCTGGGTTCAGATTCTCTTCCAGCACCCCAAAATTGATCAGGCCGAGCTCGTCTAGCACCGTTATCTCACTGACCACACCTCGAGATGCGGCCACCATGTCCTCTGTTTCGAGGAGCCTCCTTGTCGACAATCAACGACTGGCAGCAGCCCACGTCAATTTCAAGCAGAAGAAAGCAGAAGCTTCTGCTTCTTAGAGTAACAAAACGACGCTGCTTGCCTCCGTGTTTCCCATCACCGAACAAAATGTCCCAAGATATCTACTCTGAGCGCCCCTTGTTCGGTGATGTCATCACTAGCACATTCTTTCTCAGATTCGAGGATGTGAGTAACATTCGACAAGTTCCCGATCACCAGGAGACTTTTGTGGACCCTACCGGGGATGAAAGCTTGACCTTTGAGCTTTTGGAATTGAAGCATGCAGTCGGCGACAATGGAAGTGCCAACTGGTTTCTTCAGGACATTGCCACTGAGCAAGATGCTGACGGAAGCATGGTGATCGAGCAGTCTGGCGTAATTAAGGCCCCCAGATTGTGTTATAGAAACACACATGCTGTTGTTACGACTATTGTTGGCCAAATGGAGGCTCTAGCGCGAGCGCCGAACTGATGTCGGCTCAGAAGCCGCCGCTGACTGCCGATAACTGAAAGCGGGAAGGGAGGAGATTCTCAGACTAagaaagcagcagcagcaatgtGTGTTGGAATAGGAAGCTTATGCGATCCTTTTGGAGCATAGGGGCTTGCGCATTTTCTAAAACACATGCTCTTCATGGGGAGTACAGAGTTTCCAGATGATAATGCGTATGAAAATTACTTGTCCAAGCATGGAGGTTCATCAAATGCATACACAGAAGCAGAGCATACCTGGTACCATTTTGAAGTGAAGCCAGAGTTTCTTATGGGTGCCTTGAGAAGATTTTCCCAGTTCTTTGTTTCACCTCTAGTGAAAATTAAAGCGATGGAGCGAGAGGTACATGCTATAGATTCAGTTATGCACAATACTAACAACACCCTAGTATTGGGCAATACCAGCAAAGCCCCAGCGTGGGACAATGTCAGACAAATTCAGATGCTTTTTCAAAATACCATAGTGGATTCTCCCATGGGAAGTGATTGGAAAAGCATTAAAGAgaagaagatatatatatattatctccACTGCAATTATCTGCTGCAACTATGCAAAGCTTGCATGTGCCCATATTCGAACAACATGCCATTATATGCCGTACAGGCAGGCAGGTGGGACCAACTTGTATTCAAAcagcagaaaaaagaaaaaggaggaggcatATATACCAAAGCTGCTTATGTCGGTGCAGATCTTGTCGGCAAGGTTGAAAGAAATATTCCTGAGGATGACCCAAGAAACCCAGCTGTGATAGCTGATAATTGCCTGCGCACTTCCTCAACCAATACGGAAACGTTGTCTGCCATTTTccaaaagggaaaagagaaagcaaaaacaaggaataaacaccccaccaaaatgatgtgatttacttttcttgtttttgtatgatgagatttattttttttattcggagacatctatataaaccccatcagaaggtaataataaaaataaaaataaaaataaaacaaaacagcAAGCTCAAAATAAAGGGGCTGAAATGTTGTGTGgagagcgaaggcccataagcccaaaatagcaccaaccaggctaccaaaagtacgcccagtactacaaaaattattcagcaccccgtcgctattatcaccaaccaggtgatcaaaagtaagcccagtacttcaaattatacatgagcattactcatgtcaatcatacataaacattcatgagcattactcatgtcaatcataaacattcatgagcatcacttatatcaatcatacataaacattcatgagcatcactcatgtcaacatccatgagcatcactcatgtcaatcaacataaacattcatgagcattactcatgtcaatcagcttcaaaagcttcatttacaaaagctctagctttaaaagcttcatttacagagctctagcttcaaaaacttcatttacaaaagctctagcttcaaaagtttcatttacagagctctagcttcaaaagcttcatttacaaaagctctagcttcaaaagctttatttatagagctctagcttcaaaagttacaaaagctctagcttcaaaagcttcatttacagagctctagcttcaaaagcttcagttacaaaagctctagcttcaaaagcttcatttacagagctacagcttcaaaagcttcatttacaaaagctctaactTTAAAAGcctcatttacagagctacagcttcaaaagtttcatgtacaaaagctctagcttcaaaagcttcatttacagagctctagctttaaaagttTCACttgtaaagcttcacctacaaagcctcagtgcagggtatacaaataccgaatccgaacaaccgccacttcggcctatacatggattcaatttgaagtcttcagccaacagactctattgaccgaagacttggaggactacattatgtaccttatatattgggcctcaactgggcctcatggaaaatacttgggggactctagcccatcacttatgtattgaggagcgagcacttattctataaaatagactccctcactttcattagagagcatccattagtcatgtactgaggagcgagcccttattctataaaagggactcccacaccatcattagagagcatcaactctagcccatcattcatgtattgaggatcgagctcttattctataaaaaggactccctcaccttcactgccacaagccgagccaaccaaggcaacataagccacgagccgagcagcctcgcagcatgtgctctttctagttgagcatcattacAGATCGGGCACCGCCGCATACCGAGCAttagttcaagacgacatctagttacttcggcccacacatggactgaatttcaagtcttcagccaaaagactagttacttcggcccacatatagactgaatttcaagtctccagccaaaagactttcttgactgaagacttgggggactactgtttgtaccatacataaggcctccgtatttagatctcgtataaatactcggaggactcaaatgtaattatgtaataaaggaggaggcaaatatgtaataagtgaggatcccttattctataaaaggactcctcaccctcacaatagggggaggccatttcttaagccttcttatccctctcacatcccctctcatattcagaggttaTCTCCCttacctctcagataaatacaacatcagtgtggacgtagcccaaaccttagggtgaaccacgatacatcttgtgttatttacatttcttgcagattcacggtcggatttatgttgttccaagacctctgattttgtgcatcaacaccttACTAAACTGGCCATTTACTCTTGTGGAGTTTGTACTTGGTTTAAAGAACCTTCTGATGTTAACAGTAGCGGATTTAGAAATTCTTTCATGGGTGGTGAAATATTAAACATTATAAGTTATTTTAGACAACAAAGCTTTATTGGAACTTTGAAATTTGGGGTTTAGGTTGAACGATACAAGTATGCATGATGTAGTATTTTTCACTAAGTTGTCATGTTGGTGGGTGAGTCTTAGCAATGCTGGCACTAGAAAAATTGGGAGAGGAAGTTGTGATGGAGAAATTTAAGTGACGAAGTGGTTGAATTTGTGTACACAACATTGTTCAGGTTTTCTTGTCAAATTACGACACTAATTACACATAACAATCTCAACGTTTCTTGACAAAATACAATTTAGATATAACCATTCTTTTATAAATCCTCTTCCAAATATCATCAACAAAGGACAGATTATATTATATTCAATAGAATAGAGAAGATAAATTTCacataaaacaaaaaggaaGGAGAGAAAATTGCATTTTTAATCGAAGTTTATGTCGAGTCTTTGACTAGGCCTTGGTTGAAGATGGCTTCCTCTTCAGAAATTACAAAAGCTACTTGTGAATAAACCTGAAAATATGGCCTCATCTTCCATCCCTACACTACATACTTGTTTTATGTGGGCATTCACACCTATTTCACAACAGCATTGAAGGTTCATGtgtttaaaagaaaaagaaggaaaaaaaaaaaaagtgaccaAAACGAGCTATTTTGGTCTAGGTTTTAAAAACCAGAACACGAggctttcttcttccttggctGAAGCATGCAATGCTGCCATGGGCAGCCCCCTTGCCGCCATGCCTTCCCCAGCTGTTAGGTGGGCAAAATTCGGGCAGTAGGGAGAAATTTTGAGGTATGGGTGGGCAGCTTCCTACCCTTGCCATACCATGGATCCGCCACTGGATGAGATGTcattaggccatctctaaccgaagggtccaaagggccagagggccaaaaatagccctaaaaccgtctccaaccgagggctaggccagagggctctggaatctgggagggccccacgggatcagagagggctggagggctggctgctttcggccagccagctagccccgggctggctattttttttttatagttttgttattcctgtcggttataaccgacaataaTACATACTATTATTTAATATACTAAATAATGgtgtattcctgtcggttataatcgacaagattgttttaaaaaaaaatcaaatgaaacggctactagccgttgcatttgatttaattttttttttacattattattatttttttttatttacaaaatttttcatataacttctattttttcctataacttctatttcacaaaatttggtttttttttaaattccatttttttcctataacttctatttcacaaaatttgtttcatatttttttttccctataacttctatttcacaaaatttatttcatatatttttttttaaattccatttttttcctataacttctatttcacaaaatttacttcatattgttttttaaattccatttttttcctataacttctatttcacaaaatttgtttcatatttttttttaaattccatttttttttcctataacttctatttgacaaaatttgtttcatattttttttaaattctatttttttcctataacttcctaagccattatacaacattaaattaaattaagtaacatgaaacaacattaaacaatatgaaacaacattaaataaaattaaccaacataaaaattaaacaacatgaaacttaaacaacattttagttgtagtttttaaataataaattatgtttggccctatggccctttggccctcggttggagaccgttttttgtgatagggctaaaacgagccctctggccctctggccctcgattggagatggaggcaaatatggtcatgtactgttcattaaaatattaatatcttggagaatcttggagggctagagggctaaaacgagccatctggccagccctcggttagagatggccttagtgATTTGTTGTTAAGAAGTGATTCCTTTGTTGTAATTTGTTGCCGTTTTTTGCTTTGAAATGAAATAATGCCACCTTTGATTGAAAAGAAAGTAGGGACATCTGTGAAATGTGATTAGTATTTTTGTTTaatgtcaaaatggtcctgTGTTTTATCGTGTtggcccatttaaaatatttaagaaaaataaaaaaactgtaCAAAATATTAGGGTGAGACTGAGACCCATTCTTTCCTCCCCAGCCGTCTCCCCCACCTCCTCCCCCACCTCCTCCCCCACCAAACCCTAATTCTTTTTACATAAAGATGAATAAATGGGAATAATTGAGGACAAACGATGAGACTCGCGCATCGCTAGTATGGTCTACAGAAGGGGTGGCGGTCGGGTGTGTATGGCAGTTGGCGTGTCGTTGAGAGTCAAGGAGGGAGGGGGATGACATTGTCGGTTTAATCAATTTTGTTCAAGttcatttctttttcctttaatcttatttttcatttctaaattatatttctttatttttaacttatttctttaataattaaaaaaaacatttatgattataaaaaaaacatgcataattttttaaactatgaATGGTTGTAATGTCCTGAATTAGCTAATGGAGGTAAAGACGAGAATCAAATTGACCACAACGAAAATACGGGACTAAATTGATCAAATGACTAGAACATAGAGACTATTTTAACATTTAATCCTAGTTTGTTTTTTATGTACTTGTTGATTCTATTGGTCGATTAGCCCATGTGAAAGCTTTATTAGCATAAACTGCATGTTTCAAACTGCCCACATGTCTTGAGgaagaaattgtgaatgcacgTGGGCTTAGTAACTTCTGCAACATGGTTTCTTATCAAATTTTGTGTGATTAAAATATTTAGTAGCTCCTGATCTCATTTTTAACTTATTTGTatcggatcaggatcctctcctgagctaaggatgaggatccttcTGACCAAGGCGtgtgggccgttggatgaaaatctaacggctataattattataactttaaaggaaccttcctgtttgtagccg
Encoded proteins:
- the LOC139189390 gene encoding uncharacterized protein, yielding MSQDIYSERPLFGDVITSTFFLRFEDVSNIRQVPDHQETFVDPTGDESLTFELLELKHAVGDNGSANWFLQDIATEQDADGSMVIEQSGVIKAPRLCYRNTHAVVTTIVGQMEALARAPN